A window of the Cystobacter fuscus genome harbors these coding sequences:
- the hisH gene encoding imidazole glycerol phosphate synthase subunit HisH: MRVTLFDYGAGNLHSLAKALALAPGVKVHVEEDPLRALDTDLLVLPGVGAFGAAMARLAPGAEKMRRALDDGLPCLGICLGMQLLFDGSDEGEGQGLGFFRGRVTRLTSKHVPHIGWNSVEEDTALREEKPGTVYYAHSFACRAEDPDVVVGWTTHEGDRFPASVRRGKVLGVQFHPEKSSAAGVRFVHAFLKEVGS, translated from the coding sequence GTGAGAGTGACCCTGTTCGACTATGGCGCCGGCAACCTGCACTCCCTCGCCAAGGCGCTCGCGCTGGCGCCGGGAGTCAAGGTGCACGTGGAGGAAGACCCCCTGCGTGCCCTGGACACGGACCTGCTGGTGCTGCCGGGTGTGGGGGCGTTCGGCGCCGCGATGGCGCGGCTGGCCCCGGGCGCCGAGAAGATGCGGCGCGCGTTGGACGACGGCCTGCCGTGTCTGGGCATCTGCCTGGGCATGCAGTTGCTCTTCGACGGCAGCGACGAGGGCGAGGGCCAGGGCCTGGGCTTCTTCCGGGGCCGGGTGACGCGGCTGACGTCCAAGCACGTGCCCCACATCGGGTGGAACTCGGTGGAGGAGGACACCGCGCTGCGCGAGGAGAAGCCGGGAACCGTCTACTACGCGCACAGCTTCGCCTGCCGCGCCGAGGACCCCGACGTGGTGGTGGGTTGGACGACGCACGAGGGGGATCGCTTCCCGGCCTCGGTGCGGCGCGGCAAGGTGCTCGGCGTGCAGTTCCATCCGGAGAAGAGCTCGGCCGCGGGTGTGCGCTTCGTGCACGCCTTCCTGAAGGAGGTGGGCTCATGA
- a CDS encoding HisA/HisF-related TIM barrel protein — MIAIPAIDLREGACVQLVGGSYADERVRVKDPLEALKRWRSHGFKTFHVVDLDAALGKGSNEDAIRALLTHEPGLTFSVGGGVRSTVKVESLLMLGATSVVVGTRAIEDADWLREVAERFPGQIVVAADVKGREVVTRGWTSGSSRDIGSVLESLERLPLAGLLVTAVHKEGQMEGVDLPLVESVVRTSRHPLSASGGVTTLEDLRALGRVGASGAVIGMALYTGRLDAAEVAREFA; from the coding sequence ATGATCGCCATTCCCGCCATCGACCTGCGCGAGGGCGCGTGCGTGCAACTCGTGGGCGGCTCCTATGCCGACGAGCGCGTACGGGTGAAGGATCCCCTGGAGGCCCTCAAGCGCTGGCGCTCGCACGGCTTCAAGACCTTCCATGTGGTGGACCTGGACGCCGCCCTGGGCAAGGGCTCCAACGAGGACGCCATCCGCGCGCTGCTCACGCACGAGCCGGGCCTCACCTTCTCGGTGGGAGGCGGCGTGCGCAGCACCGTCAAGGTGGAGTCGTTGCTCATGCTGGGCGCCACCTCCGTGGTGGTGGGCACGCGGGCCATCGAGGACGCGGACTGGCTGCGCGAGGTGGCCGAGCGCTTTCCGGGCCAGATCGTGGTCGCCGCGGACGTGAAGGGCCGCGAGGTGGTGACGCGCGGATGGACGTCTGGCAGCTCGCGCGACATCGGGAGCGTGCTGGAGTCGCTGGAGCGCCTGCCCCTGGCGGGCCTGCTCGTCACGGCTGTCCACAAGGAAGGGCAGATGGAGGGAGTGGACCTGCCACTGGTGGAGTCGGTGGTGCGCACGAGCCGCCATCCGCTGTCGGCCTCGGGAGGTGTGACGACGCTGGAGGACCTGCGGGCGCTCGGGCGCGTGGGGGCCAGCGGGGCCGTCATCGGCATGGCGCTGTACACGGGCAGATTGGACGCGGCCGAAGTGGCGCGGGAGTTCGCATGA
- a CDS encoding imidazoleglycerol-phosphate dehydratase, with protein sequence MTTIVRETKETKVTVQIALGKGIAQVDTGQPFFDHMLGTFARYAGLDLTLHARGDLRHHLMEDVAITLGTAVQKVVPATAARYGERTVPMDDALVQACIDVGGRFYYRGPLRNKLYEHVMRSFCEHARVTLHLRILRGKDSHHVTEAAFKALGMALRDAMVDSGVVFSTKGAVALEVK encoded by the coding sequence ATGACAACCATCGTTCGGGAAACGAAGGAAACGAAGGTCACGGTGCAGATCGCCCTGGGCAAGGGCATCGCCCAGGTGGACACCGGCCAGCCCTTCTTCGATCACATGCTCGGCACCTTCGCGCGCTACGCGGGGTTGGACCTCACGCTGCACGCCCGAGGAGATCTGCGCCATCACCTCATGGAGGACGTGGCCATCACCCTGGGCACCGCCGTGCAGAAGGTCGTCCCCGCCACGGCCGCGCGCTACGGCGAGCGCACCGTGCCCATGGATGACGCGCTCGTGCAGGCGTGCATCGACGTGGGCGGGCGCTTCTATTACCGCGGCCCCCTGCGCAACAAACTCTACGAGCACGTGATGCGCTCGTTCTGCGAGCACGCCCGGGTGACGCTGCACCTGCGCATCCTCCGCGGCAAGGACAGCCACCATGTGACGGAGGCGGCCTTCAAGGCGCTCGGCATGGCGCTGCGCGATGCGATGGTGGATTCGGGCGTGGTGTTCAGCACGAAGGGCGCCGTCGCCCTGGAGGTGAAGTGA
- the hisF gene encoding imidazole glycerol phosphate synthase subunit HisF gives MLTRRLIVCLDVKGGRVVKGVQFEGLRDVGDPVELALRYEEAGADEVTFLDISATQEERGTLWELVRRTAERLFIPLTVGGGVRTADDVGRALRAGADKVSINSAAVARPEVLTECAERFGAQCVVASIDAKRDGASWRVYTHGGKKPTDLDAIAWARECVKRGAGEILLTSIDRDGARSGYDLELTRAVAEGVAVPVIASGGAGNAEHVQAALREGGADAALVAGILHDGVTTVGAIKTLLRGSGLEIRSH, from the coding sequence ATGCTCACGCGACGACTCATCGTCTGTCTGGATGTGAAGGGCGGCCGCGTGGTCAAGGGCGTCCAGTTCGAGGGCCTGCGCGACGTGGGAGATCCCGTGGAGCTCGCCCTGCGCTACGAGGAGGCGGGCGCCGACGAGGTGACCTTCCTCGACATCTCCGCCACCCAGGAGGAGCGCGGCACGTTGTGGGAGCTGGTGCGGCGCACCGCCGAGCGGCTGTTCATCCCGCTCACGGTGGGGGGCGGCGTGCGCACGGCGGACGACGTGGGCCGGGCCCTGCGGGCGGGCGCGGACAAGGTGAGCATCAACTCGGCGGCGGTGGCCCGTCCCGAGGTGCTCACCGAGTGCGCCGAGCGCTTCGGTGCCCAGTGCGTGGTGGCGAGCATCGACGCCAAGCGCGACGGGGCGAGCTGGCGCGTGTACACCCATGGCGGCAAGAAGCCCACGGACCTGGATGCCATCGCCTGGGCGCGCGAGTGTGTGAAACGCGGCGCGGGGGAGATCCTGCTCACGAGCATCGATCGGGATGGTGCCCGTTCGGGGTATGACCTGGAGCTGACCCGGGCCGTCGCCGAGGGGGTGGCGGTTCCCGTCATCGCCTCGGGAGGCGCTGGCAACGCGGAGCATGTCCAGGCCGCGCTGAGGGAGGGTGGGGCGGACGCGGCGCTGGTGGCGGGCATCCTCCACGACGGCGTCACCACGGTGGGAGCCATCAAGACGCTGCTGCGAGGCAGTGGTCTGGAAATCAGGAGTCATTGA
- the hisN gene encoding histidinol-phosphatase, which yields MDARSLMQAAEEVARKSGDVALGFFRQGVTVDTKGDGTPVTVADRTAEKTAREWIESRFPEDGILGEEFGETRPGAKRRWILDPIDGTKTFIRGVPLWGTLVAVTEGETILAGAAYFPPVGEMLVAAPGQGCWWNGKRTKVSAEADLSRALVLTTDERFLTYPQRGAAWRGLAAKASVSRTWGDCYGYLMLATGRAEVMVDELMSPWDAAALQPIIEEAGGVFTDWTGKRTAFGGNCIATNAVLAQQVRELLGAKGT from the coding sequence ATGGATGCGCGTTCGTTGATGCAGGCGGCGGAGGAAGTGGCCCGCAAGTCGGGCGACGTGGCACTGGGCTTCTTCCGCCAGGGCGTCACGGTGGACACCAAGGGAGACGGCACTCCGGTGACGGTGGCGGACCGGACGGCCGAGAAGACGGCGCGCGAGTGGATTGAATCGCGCTTCCCCGAGGACGGCATCCTCGGGGAGGAGTTCGGCGAGACGCGGCCCGGAGCGAAGCGCCGATGGATCCTGGATCCCATCGACGGCACCAAGACGTTCATCCGCGGGGTGCCGCTGTGGGGCACGCTGGTGGCGGTGACCGAGGGCGAGACGATCCTCGCGGGCGCGGCGTACTTCCCGCCCGTGGGGGAGATGCTGGTGGCGGCGCCGGGGCAGGGCTGCTGGTGGAATGGAAAGCGGACGAAGGTGTCGGCCGAGGCCGATCTGTCGCGCGCCCTGGTGCTGACCACCGACGAGCGCTTCCTGACGTATCCCCAGCGCGGGGCGGCGTGGCGGGGCCTGGCGGCCAAGGCGTCCGTCTCCCGGACCTGGGGGGATTGCTACGGCTACCTGATGTTGGCCACCGGCCGGGCCGAGGTGATGGTCGACGAGCTGATGTCCCCCTGGGACGCGGCCGCGCTGCAGCCCATCATCGAGGAGGCCGGCGGCGTCTTCACGGACTGGACGGGCAAGCGCACGGCGTTCGGCGGCAACTGCATCGCCACCAACGCGGTGCTCGCACAGCAGGTGCGCGAGCTGCTCGGGGCGAAGGGGACATGA
- the hisIE gene encoding bifunctional phosphoribosyl-AMP cyclohydrolase/phosphoribosyl-ATP diphosphatase HisIE: MLDLSKLDFTKGNGLVTVVTQDAHTGDLLMVAHADREALEKTLETGEMYYRSRSRGLWHKGGTSGNVQRVVSLTADCDADAVLARVEKAGPACHTGAETCFDIGPVDALVALDRTIAERATKAPEPGEKPSYTRRLLDDRNLRLKKIGEEAVELVTACADGDKERAAEEAADVLYHLLVAVRPLGVTLEDVKAVLARRASKPAK, encoded by the coding sequence ATGTTGGACTTGTCGAAGCTGGATTTCACCAAGGGCAACGGGCTGGTGACGGTGGTGACGCAGGATGCCCACACGGGTGACCTGCTCATGGTCGCGCACGCGGACCGCGAGGCGCTCGAGAAGACGCTCGAGACGGGCGAGATGTACTACCGCTCGCGCTCGCGGGGCTTGTGGCACAAGGGCGGCACGAGCGGAAACGTGCAGCGCGTGGTGTCCCTCACGGCCGACTGCGACGCGGACGCGGTGCTCGCCCGGGTGGAAAAGGCGGGTCCGGCCTGTCACACCGGAGCGGAGACGTGCTTCGACATCGGTCCGGTGGATGCGCTCGTGGCGCTGGACAGGACCATCGCCGAGCGCGCCACGAAGGCCCCGGAGCCCGGTGAGAAGCCGAGCTACACGCGGCGGCTCCTGGACGACCGCAACCTGCGCTTGAAGAAGATCGGCGAGGAAGCGGTGGAACTGGTGACGGCCTGCGCCGATGGCGACAAGGAGCGCGCGGCCGAGGAGGCCGCCGACGTCCTCTACCATCTGCTCGTGGCGGTGCGGCCATTGGGCGTGACGCTGGAGGACGTGAAGGCGGTGCTCGCGCGCCGCGCCAGCAAGCCGGCGAAGTGA
- a CDS encoding ribonuclease R family protein — translation MDSPTSRTVTGHIDVHHRGHGFLIVRPSNTSEGLSAFIPPPELRHHLADDVVSARITRAEDGRWRASGLSVVHRPRQELYGEVVVREERVLLQPDRDVGAGAWPLEAEGIEVQPGDAVVARIDEDKVRLVRKLAPGVDRSLERLLLRHGLRREFGPEAHAEVPQVLARPLTREGRRDLREVPTVTVDAPITRIIDDALSVLPAGGDGALRLFVSIADAAEFIPEGSALDREARERATNVYLGDTLLPMLPEALAAGSLSLVPGEERLCVTVELRIDPEGRVTSVDVYESLLRSWARLSYTEVTAYLDQGEVSEPMARVREAMPWLRAAAARLAVARAGRGGIDQTRDEAHFTFDEVTGEVSGIETERPTSAHALVERFMVAANEAIAGWLVERGLPAPFRVQGEPEPQAVADLDAFALHSGFAAGLGRTLTPLSLAAFARQLSGVPEEAALRSVMFKALASSRYSVVPAPHFGLAARAYVHFTSPLRRYADLAVHRALKHYLRGRRDFPHEDPDVERLSLHLNERVRRAQRAEKERHRLLEARVMAAHVGQEFTGHITRVRSTGLLVQLDQPLVEGLLPLESLPGGPYAPDARETSLVGPTRDFTLGMPLRVRVAFTEEHPGRVGLALVE, via the coding sequence ATGGACTCGCCCACTTCCCGCACCGTCACCGGCCACATCGACGTCCACCACCGGGGTCATGGCTTCCTCATCGTGCGGCCCAGCAACACCTCCGAGGGTCTCTCCGCCTTCATCCCTCCCCCGGAGCTGAGGCACCACCTGGCCGACGACGTCGTCTCCGCGAGAATCACCCGCGCGGAGGACGGCCGGTGGCGCGCCAGCGGCTTGTCGGTCGTGCACCGGCCCCGCCAGGAGCTCTATGGCGAGGTGGTGGTGCGCGAGGAGCGTGTGCTGCTCCAACCCGACCGGGACGTGGGCGCGGGCGCCTGGCCCCTGGAAGCGGAGGGCATCGAGGTCCAGCCCGGCGACGCGGTGGTGGCCCGCATCGACGAGGACAAGGTCCGGTTGGTGCGCAAGCTCGCGCCCGGAGTGGACCGCTCCCTGGAGCGCCTCCTGCTGCGCCATGGCCTGCGCCGTGAGTTCGGTCCGGAGGCCCACGCCGAGGTCCCCCAGGTCCTCGCCCGGCCGCTCACGCGGGAGGGCCGGAGGGATCTGCGCGAGGTGCCCACGGTGACCGTGGACGCGCCCATCACCCGCATCATCGATGACGCGCTCTCCGTGCTCCCCGCGGGAGGGGATGGCGCGCTGCGGCTGTTCGTCTCCATCGCGGACGCCGCCGAGTTCATCCCCGAGGGCTCCGCCCTGGATCGCGAGGCTCGCGAGCGGGCCACCAACGTGTACCTCGGGGACACCCTGCTGCCCATGCTCCCCGAGGCGCTGGCAGCGGGCTCGCTCAGCCTCGTGCCGGGCGAGGAGCGGCTGTGCGTCACGGTGGAGCTGCGCATCGATCCGGAAGGACGGGTCACCTCGGTGGATGTCTACGAGAGCCTGCTGCGCTCCTGGGCGAGGCTGAGCTACACCGAGGTGACGGCGTACCTCGACCAGGGAGAGGTGTCCGAGCCGATGGCCCGGGTGCGCGAGGCGATGCCGTGGTTGCGCGCGGCGGCGGCGCGGCTGGCGGTGGCGCGGGCGGGACGCGGGGGCATCGACCAGACGCGCGACGAGGCCCACTTCACCTTCGATGAAGTCACGGGCGAGGTCTCGGGCATCGAGACCGAGCGACCCACTTCGGCGCATGCGCTCGTCGAGCGCTTCATGGTGGCCGCCAACGAGGCCATCGCCGGCTGGCTCGTCGAGCGGGGCCTTCCCGCCCCCTTCCGCGTCCAGGGAGAGCCCGAGCCCCAGGCCGTGGCGGACCTGGATGCCTTCGCCCTCCACTCGGGCTTCGCCGCGGGCCTGGGCCGCACGCTCACCCCGCTGTCCCTCGCCGCGTTCGCCCGGCAGCTCTCCGGTGTGCCCGAGGAGGCCGCGCTGCGCTCGGTGATGTTCAAGGCGCTCGCCTCCTCGCGCTACAGCGTGGTGCCCGCCCCCCATTTCGGCCTCGCGGCACGCGCCTATGTGCACTTCACCTCGCCGCTGCGGCGCTACGCGGACCTCGCCGTCCACCGCGCCCTCAAGCACTACCTGCGCGGCCGGCGGGACTTCCCGCACGAGGATCCCGACGTCGAGCGGCTCTCGCTCCACCTCAACGAGCGCGTCCGGCGCGCTCAGCGAGCGGAGAAGGAACGACACCGGCTGCTGGAGGCACGGGTGATGGCCGCGCACGTGGGCCAGGAATTCACCGGACACATCACCCGGGTGCGCTCCACGGGGCTGCTCGTCCAGCTCGACCAGCCGCTCGTGGAGGGACTGCTTCCCCTGGAATCGCTTCCGGGAGGCCCCTACGCCCCGGATGCCCGGGAGACCTCGCTCGTGGGGCCCACGCGTGACTTCACGCTCGGGATGCCGCTTCGGGTGCGCGTGGCCTTCACGGAGGAACACCCGGGCCGCGTCGGACTGGCGCTCGTCGAGTAG
- the lpdA gene encoding dihydrolipoyl dehydrogenase, translating into MAETFDVVIIGSGPGGYVGAIRAAQLGLKTALIEKDKRLGGTCLHRGCIPTKSLLWSASLLHHIKEAADFGIEVPAPVVNWAKVQEHKQKVVTKAANGIDYLMKKNKISVFKGHGRIAGKGKVEVTADDGSKQTLDTKNIIIATGSVPKSLPNVQVDHQRVLNSDSILTIDRIPKSLIVIGAGAVGCEFASVFNHMGTQVSVVEYLPNLLPIEDVDVSKEFEKHFKKRKIDVHTGAKVEKVESSANGVKLTMTVGTETRTIEAEYVLSAVGRAPVTEDIGLNFTSIKADRGFIKTDEMMRTTEPNVYAIGDVIPTPMLAHVASAESVLAVEHIAGKKPTPINYDLTPSATYCYPEVASVGLTEKKAKERGYDVKTGIFPFSAVTKASISNEAIGLVKVVSDKKYDEVLGVHLVGPHATELLAEACVALRLEITTEELAHTMHAHPTLSEIMKEGAEMTLGHPIHI; encoded by the coding sequence GTGGCTGAGACTTTCGACGTGGTGATCATCGGTTCGGGCCCGGGGGGTTATGTCGGTGCGATCCGGGCGGCGCAGCTCGGGTTGAAGACGGCCCTCATCGAGAAGGACAAGCGCCTGGGTGGCACGTGCCTCCACCGGGGCTGCATCCCCACCAAGTCGCTGCTGTGGAGCGCCTCGCTCCTGCATCACATCAAGGAAGCGGCGGACTTCGGCATCGAGGTGCCGGCGCCGGTGGTCAACTGGGCCAAGGTCCAGGAGCACAAGCAGAAGGTGGTCACCAAGGCCGCCAACGGCATCGACTACCTGATGAAGAAGAACAAGATCTCGGTCTTCAAGGGCCATGGCCGCATCGCCGGCAAGGGCAAGGTCGAGGTCACCGCCGACGACGGCTCCAAGCAGACGCTGGACACCAAGAACATCATCATCGCGACGGGCTCGGTGCCCAAGTCGCTGCCCAACGTGCAGGTGGATCACCAGCGCGTGCTCAACAGCGACTCCATCCTCACGATTGATCGCATTCCCAAGAGCCTCATCGTCATCGGCGCGGGCGCGGTGGGCTGCGAGTTCGCCTCCGTCTTCAACCACATGGGCACCCAGGTCTCCGTGGTGGAGTACCTGCCCAACCTGCTGCCCATCGAGGACGTGGACGTCTCCAAGGAGTTCGAGAAGCACTTCAAGAAGCGCAAGATCGACGTGCACACCGGCGCCAAGGTGGAGAAGGTGGAGAGCAGCGCCAACGGCGTGAAGCTCACCATGACCGTGGGCACCGAGACGCGCACCATCGAGGCCGAGTACGTGCTGTCCGCCGTGGGCCGCGCCCCGGTGACCGAGGACATCGGTCTGAACTTCACGTCCATCAAGGCCGATCGTGGCTTCATCAAGACGGACGAGATGATGCGCACCACCGAGCCGAACGTGTACGCGATCGGTGACGTCATCCCCACGCCGATGCTCGCCCACGTGGCCAGCGCCGAGTCGGTGCTCGCGGTGGAGCACATCGCCGGCAAGAAGCCCACGCCCATCAACTACGACCTGACGCCGTCGGCCACCTACTGCTACCCCGAGGTGGCATCCGTGGGCCTCACGGAGAAGAAGGCCAAGGAGCGCGGCTACGACGTGAAGACGGGCATCTTCCCGTTCTCCGCCGTCACCAAGGCCTCCATCTCCAACGAGGCCATCGGTCTGGTGAAGGTGGTCTCGGACAAGAAGTACGACGAGGTGCTCGGCGTCCACCTGGTGGGCCCGCACGCCACCGAGCTGCTCGCCGAGGCCTGCGTGGCGCTCCGCCTGGAGATCACCACCGAGGAGCTCGCGCACACGATGCACGCCCACCCCACGCTCTCGGAGATCATGAAGGAAGGCGCCGAGATGACCCTGGGTCACCCGATCCACATCTGA
- the lipA gene encoding lipoyl synthase, with protein sequence MATPDRFPLPQVAESTRKPEWLKVRLPHGEGYERVKSIVRRTKLATVCEEARCPNIAECWGGGTATVMLMGEVCTRACRFCHVKVGAPPPLDPMEPIHLAQAVKEMDLEYIVVTSVNRDDRPDGGASHFASAIRELRQHSPKTIVEVLIPDFKGKEQDLDTVAQARPHVVAHNVETVERLTPTVRDRRATYRQSLRVLEYLKNRPERLYTKSSVMVGLGETDAELEQTFRDLRSAGVDVLTLGQYLQPSQYHLRVERFVSPPQFEAYKQLAESFGFLYVASGPLVRSSYRAAEFFMKGLMERERLGLASGT encoded by the coding sequence ATGGCGACTCCCGATCGTTTTCCCCTGCCGCAGGTAGCCGAATCCACTCGGAAGCCCGAGTGGTTGAAGGTGCGTCTTCCTCACGGGGAGGGGTACGAGCGGGTGAAGTCCATCGTGCGCCGCACGAAGCTGGCCACGGTGTGCGAGGAAGCGCGCTGCCCGAACATCGCCGAGTGCTGGGGTGGTGGCACCGCCACGGTGATGCTCATGGGCGAGGTGTGCACGCGCGCGTGCCGCTTCTGCCACGTGAAGGTGGGCGCGCCGCCGCCGTTGGATCCGATGGAGCCCATCCACCTGGCCCAGGCCGTCAAGGAGATGGACCTGGAGTACATCGTGGTCACCTCGGTGAACCGGGATGATCGGCCGGATGGGGGCGCGAGCCACTTCGCCTCGGCCATCCGCGAGCTGCGCCAGCACTCGCCCAAGACGATCGTCGAGGTGCTCATCCCCGACTTCAAGGGCAAGGAGCAGGACCTGGACACCGTGGCCCAGGCCCGGCCGCACGTGGTGGCCCACAACGTGGAGACGGTGGAGCGCCTCACCCCCACCGTGCGCGATCGCCGCGCCACCTACCGCCAGTCGCTCCGGGTGCTCGAGTACCTCAAGAACCGCCCCGAGCGGCTCTACACCAAGAGCTCCGTCATGGTGGGCCTGGGCGAGACGGACGCCGAGCTGGAGCAGACCTTCCGCGACCTGCGCTCGGCGGGCGTGGACGTGCTGACGCTCGGCCAGTACCTCCAGCCCTCGCAGTACCACCTGCGCGTGGAGCGCTTCGTGAGCCCGCCCCAGTTCGAGGCCTACAAGCAGCTCGCCGAGTCCTTCGGCTTCCTCTACGTCGCCTCCGGCCCGCTCGTGCGCTCGAGCTACCGCGCCGCCGAGTTCTTCATGAAGGGCCTCATGGAGCGTGAGCGCCTGGGGCTCGCCAGCGGCACCTGA
- a CDS encoding dihydrolipoamide acetyltransferase family protein: MAIFELKLPDLGEGVQEGELVKWHVKAGDLVKEDQTLAEVMTDKATVTVPSPKAGRVVQTHGKEGEMAKVHQLLVTLELEGSAPAQASAGHGAPAAAPAPSAPVAAAASSAPEAASASKVLATPLTRRMAREHGLDLSQIAGSGPQGRVMKADVKAAIAGASSSRNEVSPPPAAARPAAPPVVSGRADERIPLRGLRKKIAEKMVRSKFTAPHFGFVEETDATELVALRKRLNESLAATGDKTKLSFLPFIVKAVIAAMKKFPHLNAQMDEAAQELVVRGEFNIGIAVATPEGLTVPVIKNADRLTLRELAEEILRLSTAARERKLKMDELTGGSFTITSLGQSGGIFATPIINHPEVAILGIHRMRKRPVVDKNDQVVVREMMNISISADHRVIDGQMAADFVYEVIKYLEHPDMLFLAMA; encoded by the coding sequence ATGGCGATCTTCGAGTTGAAGCTTCCTGATCTTGGCGAAGGTGTTCAGGAGGGTGAACTGGTCAAGTGGCACGTCAAAGCGGGTGACCTGGTCAAGGAGGACCAGACCCTCGCCGAGGTGATGACGGACAAGGCCACGGTGACCGTTCCCAGCCCCAAGGCCGGCCGGGTCGTGCAGACGCACGGCAAGGAAGGCGAGATGGCGAAGGTGCACCAGCTCCTCGTCACGCTCGAGCTCGAGGGTTCCGCGCCCGCCCAGGCCTCGGCTGGCCATGGGGCTCCGGCGGCCGCTCCCGCTCCCTCCGCTCCCGTGGCCGCGGCGGCCAGCTCGGCTCCGGAGGCCGCGTCCGCGTCCAAGGTGCTCGCCACGCCGCTCACCCGCCGCATGGCGCGCGAGCACGGGTTGGATCTCTCGCAGATCGCCGGTTCCGGGCCGCAGGGCCGCGTGATGAAGGCGGACGTGAAGGCGGCCATCGCGGGCGCGTCCTCCTCGCGCAACGAGGTGTCACCGCCCCCCGCCGCCGCGCGTCCGGCCGCTCCCCCGGTGGTCTCGGGCCGGGCCGACGAGCGCATCCCGCTGCGTGGCCTGCGCAAGAAGATCGCCGAGAAGATGGTGCGCTCGAAGTTCACCGCGCCCCACTTCGGCTTCGTCGAGGAGACGGATGCCACGGAGCTCGTCGCCCTGCGCAAGCGGCTCAACGAGAGCCTGGCCGCCACGGGGGACAAGACGAAGCTGTCCTTCCTGCCCTTCATCGTGAAGGCCGTCATCGCGGCGATGAAGAAGTTCCCCCACCTCAACGCGCAGATGGACGAGGCCGCCCAGGAGCTCGTCGTCCGGGGCGAGTTCAACATCGGCATCGCGGTGGCCACCCCCGAGGGGCTCACCGTCCCGGTGATCAAGAACGCGGATCGACTCACCCTGCGCGAGCTGGCCGAGGAGATCCTCCGCCTGAGCACCGCGGCGCGCGAGCGCAAGCTGAAGATGGACGAGCTGACCGGAGGCTCCTTCACCATCACCTCGCTCGGGCAGTCGGGCGGTATCTTCGCCACGCCCATCATCAACCACCCCGAGGTGGCCATCCTGGGCATCCACCGCATGCGCAAGCGGCCCGTGGTGGACAAGAACGACCAGGTGGTCGTGCGCGAGATGATGAACATCTCCATCTCCGCCGATCACCGTGTCATCGACGGCCAGATGGCCGCGGACTTCGTCTACGAGGTCATCAAGTACCTGGAGCATCCGGACATGCTGTTCCTGGCCATGGCCTGA